A part of Macadamia integrifolia cultivar HAES 741 unplaced genomic scaffold, SCU_Mint_v3 scaffold1533, whole genome shotgun sequence genomic DNA contains:
- the LOC122064127 gene encoding probable sodium/metabolite cotransporter BASS3, chloroplastic translates to MDGKIEFEFEVHPRVSKDLYAPALGGIMLSIGIKLSIDDFALAFQRPLPLSVGFIAQYVLKPALGLLIAKAFGARPMFYAGFILMACVAGAQLSSYASFSSKGDVALSILLTSSATISSVVFTPLLTGLFIGSIVPVDAAAMSKSILQVVLLPVTLGLALNTYAKPVVNLLQPVLPFVAMVCTSLCIGSPPAINRSQILSFEGLRLVFPILTFHSVAFAVGYWVSKIPILRQEEPVCRTIALCTGMQSSTLAGLLATQFLGSSQAVPPACSVVAMAIMGLCLASFWGSGGRIRDLPHLLFPKTSLVVKS, encoded by the exons ATGGCAAAATAGAGTTTGAATTTGAAGTCCACCCCAGGGTATCAAAAGATTTATATGCTCCTGCTCTTGGTGGAATCATGTTGTCAATTGGAATTAAACTGTCGATTGATGATTTTGCTCTTGCATTTCAGAG accATTACCTTTGTCTGTGGGGTTTATTGCGCAGTATGTGCTGAAACCAGCCCTGGGATTGTTAATTGCAAAGGCATTTGGTGCTCGGCCAATGTTCTACGCAGGTTTTATCCTCATGGCTTGTGTTGCTGGTGCCCAGCTATCCAGTTATGCCAGCTTCTCAAGCAAAGGAGATGTGGCCTTGAGCATTCTTTTGACCAGCTCAGCCACGATATCCTCCGTGGTTTTTACCCCTCTTTTGACGGGCCTGTTTATCGGGTCTATTGTCCCAGTCGATGCAGCTGCCATGTCAAAGTCGATATTGCAG GTTGTGCTTCTTCCTGTCACTCTTGGTCTTGCACTCAATACTTACGCAAAACCAGTTGTCAATCTCCTTCAGCCAGTGTTGCCATTTGTTGCCATGGTTTGCACTTCACTGTGTATTGGAAGTCCTCCGGCAATTAATCGTAGCCAGATTTTGTCTTTTGAGGGCCTCCGACTGGTTTTTCCAATATTGACATTCCATAGTGTGGCCTTCGCCGTAGGGTACTGGGTGTCCAAAATTCCAATTTTGAG GCAAGAAGAGCCTGTTTGCAGGACAATCGCATTATGCACAGGAATGCAAAGCTCCACCCTGGCTGGGCTTCTTGCCACCCAATTCCTTGGGAGCAGCCAAGCAGTGCCTCCTGCCTGTTCAGTTGTAGCCATGGCTATCATGGGTCTTTGCCTTGCCTCCTTTTGGGGCAGCGGAGGCCGAATTAGAGACCTACCACATTTGCTCTTCCCCAAGACTAGTTTGGTTGTAAAGTCATAG